GTGAATGATTTGATAAGATGGTGCCTCAAATGTATTCTATTGTGAAGCTGCCCCCCAAAAAATTTAGGGCCGTTGTGCCACCAACTGAAAACGTTAGTCTGGAGCCCTGTGTTGACACACAAGACCTAAAATTAAGTCACTCAAGACACGTTTTCCTTTACAATCCCATTTTTTCCCTCAGGGTGACATGGCaagttttattttaccttttatttatacAAGTAAATTAAGAAgaatcgtatttacaatgacgacctgtcATAGAAGCACAGTCAACAAAGACCTCTGAGTGACTCCTGACCTTCTCTAGTTGCCTCTGCTGCTCAGCCAGCTGGGTGTCCATCTTGGCGATGACTTCTTTGAGCCTTGTTCTCTCCTCTGCCATGGCCCtctgctgctggcccagacggtcCTGCATCACTGAAAGAGTAGACAAGCTGACTTTCACATAACATTGTGACATTCTCACTGACTGAAGGGAAAATAAATAGAAACAGCAGTATTAtgaaaatctttttttttctttcataaaACTGAGTGGTGGTATCATACCTCGGAGCTGTTCGTCTCTCTGCCGTGCCCCCTGCTCCAGCCCCTGGGCTGTGTTCTCATGGGTGCTCTCCACCCGAGATGAAAGGTCCCCCAGCCTGTGGGAGAAATGCTCCATCTGCTCAATCACCACTGTCAGGGACCTACAACGCCAATACACAGAATGAGGGAGACTATATGATGTCAACCTGTAGTAAGTTACGAGTTTGGTTACATGTAGCATGTCCTTTATAATTCTTATGCAAAGGTCGGAGATTAAGCAGAGTATGGTTAAAAATGAGTTGAGTAGAAATGCATGTGTGACCTGGTTTGTGATGTGGCACTGGTCACAGCATCAATCTCCTCATCCTTCAATCTCTTCAGTCTCTGGACCTGATCCTCGTGGTCTTTCTTCATCTCCAAAATAGACTTCCTAGAGGAAGGAAACCGTGACAAAGAAACATTTAGGAACATTATGGAAATATAAAGATACATTCTTTTATCCACAAGCTGtgaaaatattatttattttacctttttaactaggcaagtcagttaagaacaaattcttattttcaatgactgcctaggaacagtgggttaactgcctgttcaggggcagaaggacagatttgtaccttgtcagctcgggggtttgaacttgcaaccttccggtccaacactctaaccactaggctaccctgctgccccaaataGCTGAGCTTTAGGGAGAAAATACAGGCATGGCCACAATCTCTTGTTCTCTAATGTGGTATCTTGCAGCCCCCTACCTCTGTAGGTCTCTGAGTCGCTCCACCTCTCGGTCTCTGTCCTGCTGGGTTTGGGCCAGTCTGCGCTGGTGCTTTGCCTGCAGCTCCATACGCTCCTGTTCAGCTATACGTGTGACGGTGGCTAGGCGCTCTGCTAGGTCCTCGCATTCCTGTCGTGCCCGTGCTTCTCGCTGTGCCGCGGAATCGTCAAGCAGCTTCACACGAGCCCTGGTGGATGCACACACACTCTTTTGGGTAAAGAGGTAGTGATTCAGTGGTGGTGGCAGGACCTCTATAGGTCTCCGAGCTCCTGTCAtacctgtgtgtgttctccatgAGCTCAGTGTCCTGCTTGTGTCTCTGCTGAACACTCTCCAGCAACATCTGGTTCTGGTCTAGCTCCTGCTGTAGAGATCTCACCTGGAAGAGAATACGCAGTAGTCAGCTGAATGTTGTTTATGGAAGTGGCAGAAAGAGGAAGAGCACTGTCAAAAAGACAGTTGATAGATAGATACCTGTCCCTCCAGTTTGATGATGCGGGCCTGTAAAGCTAGATGTCCATTCTGCTTCTCAgtgtctctcttctgtctctgcaGCCCAGCTACATCCACAGCTCCCCCTAACCCCAGCAGCTGGGACTCCAACTACGGTCAGAGACGGATACCAAAGTCAAGTTACCGAAGACTCTCAAAGGGGAACATCTGATAAAACCTAAGGTATCTGTGTTCAAATTAGTAAAACAAATTAAATGTGAAGTGTTTCCATCAAATGAAAAGGTGATTGGAGATTTGTTTCACCTGCTGTTGTAGCAAGAGTTGTTGCAAACTGTTGGCTGAAAGAGACACCTGTTTAAAAGAATGTTAAACAATTAAATAAGTGACTTATGGTTTCCAAACATATATCATCCATAATGACATTAGGGCATATAAACAAAAAATAGAAAGGCCTCTACATACCTGTGGTTGGACAACAGGTGCAGTGTTCTGCATCTGGCTTTGCTGTGGCACTGGGAAACCAAGAACAGTATGTGTCAATCAGGACAATCTGCCCATCATCAATGCTAGTGATTGATAAGAAACTAGAGGCATAACTATTAGAAATACGAATACAGTTAGAAAGTTATTCAAAATGACTACTGTCCATAAGCTATCCATCCCTATGTTTCCCTAAGAGTACCTACACTGCATAAAGCCAGGCATCATAGCATGGGGCATGGGGCCAGACATAGACTGCCTTGGCTGGGCAGGGTAGTTAGGGGGCAGCTCTGCTTGACTTGGCCATCCTGGCTCCCTCTGATCCTGCAGGGCTGGTGGATGGTACTGTTGGGGCAGGGGGAAGCTAATGGTAGCAGAGGTTGGCAGGGGAGAGGGGTCTGGGGTCTGGTCAGGATAGAAGCCTACTCTAGCAGACACAGCTGTGGATAGAAAGGGGGAGACTagttgagaggaggggaaaggctCAGGTTTGGTGGGGGGATGTTGGATGACTATTGTGGGGGATTGTGGAGGAGATGAGTGGACTGCTCGTCTGGTATCTGTGGGGAGGGGAGAGCTGATGTGTGCCTTTGACATGACTGTGGGTTGTGGATGTGAGACAAGCTCAGTACGGGTCTTAGGTGTTGGTAAGTGAGGGGTGTGGTCTGTGTATGAATTCTGCCTGATAGGCTCAGTTTCTTCAGCAGTGGAATGAGCTGGTCGGGGCTGGGCATAACTCTTTGTCCCTATTGGCTCAGCAGGGTCACTAGTGAATTTGTGATTGGTTTCCTGTGTCTGCTCAGGAGGGTCAGGTGGGATAGGTGTAGACATTCTAGTAGGCTCTGGGTCAGCTAAATGACTAGAAAGAGACTTGGCTTGAAAAAACAATGTTTGTTATAAAAGAAGCTTCCCATGAGGTAGAAGTTGAATAGCACAACGTAGAGGGAAAAGGGACATGGTTAGCTGGGTCCTCTAAGATGGGAGTGAGTAACATACCAGGCCTGAACTGGTCCTCTCTCACTGGGGTAGAATGAGCAGTAGGGCTGGGCTGCCTGTGGGAGGGCTCCCTGGGCAGAGGAGAATCTCTTGAAGAGAAGGAACATAATCCTGACCTCAATGTCCAAAAGCACCAGAACTCATATAGCACACTGGGGCAATATTGCAGTGGTAGATATTATACATCACAGCTATTTAGATTAAGGTTGATCATACCCTGGTTCCTTGTTGGGGGTGGATGCATCTTTCCTCCTGGAAGCTGGTGAAGAACCACGTTTGCTGAGGAAGTAACAGACAATCAATGTCAACATACTGAGATGTAAGCAGTCGCTTCTAATGTAGACGTTTCTCTAGAACTGTGGAAGTATGACCCAGCCTTCACTGTAGAGTACCCTAGTCCTAGCCTTACCTAGTCCTATAGCCTTACCTGAGAAACGACTCCAGATCCACCTCGTCTCCAAACCCCAGAAAGTCTTCCTGGGTTGTCCTCTTTTCCTCTGACCGTGTGGATGATTGAGTCTTCTTCCTGCTCAATGCCCCTGATAGCCAATCATCTTCGTGCTTTTGGCTTGCAGAGACCTCTACACTGGGTCCTACTGGTTTGGAGTATTTGAAGGAGGTGTTTGGAGTCTCTGTCGATGGCTGTGGAATGTGGTTGCCAGAAGAGGAGGGTTTGCTTCCCACTGACGAAGAGGAGGGGGTCTTCAAGGGTTCTGGTACAGGCGGGGGCTCTTCCTCATCATCCTGCGAGAGCCCCAGCCAGTCTGCAGCAGGCCGGGGAAAGGTAGGGGTGAGCGTGGTGGGGGTGATGGGTTTGAGTTTCTTCTCAGGAGAAGAGGCACTGTTGTCCTCAGTGGAGAATCTGAAAAGGAGTGGCTAATCTTAGATTGTGGCCATTTCCTTTGTCATACACTCTGGTCCAGTAGCTGACATATAATCTGTGTTCCTGAAGCTTATCTATCTAAATATGATGTACTTGTTATTGACCCAACTAAGCATTGATCCAGGCTTTGACCAAAACAAACTGAGGGCTTCTGCTAGAGCTCTGACTTACCTGACCGACTGTCTGCGTGAGTGTCGTCCCTCCGGTGTAGTGACCAGTGTAGGTTGATAGGAACCGAACGTCAGGTCTTCTTCTAGGAAGGGGTCTGACAAAGGGAAACATCAACTCTCATTTCATTCATTCAAGAATACTATATCACACAACATGGAGTGTTAGCTACCTTTAGTAGTGGGGGTCTCCTGATGATGCTTCTGCTTTTCCTGCTGCTGCGGAGggtccttcctctcccctgttgGAGGGCGCTCCAGAAGGCGAGGGGAAGTCCCACGCCCCAGAATCTCATCTAGCCTGGTGCGTGCTCTTTGAGGGAGCTcactgctgctagagacagtcAGCGCAGAGGAACAGGGAAGTTACATTTCAAATGAACTTTTTGTTGGGTTTATCATAGTCCATAGGTTTTGTAATAGCCTTGGTTGGAACTTATGATGTTGACTGAGGCATTTGAGACCCACCTCTCATTCTTTGGTATGAGCACGGTCTCATTCTTCTTAGGGCTCTCTTTGGGACTCTCCCCAAACCCCAATGCATTCATTAGGTCATCCTCGTCATCATCAAACGTAAGCTCGTCCCGCTTTTTTGGAACTGGAGCTGGTGAGGCTTACAGGAGAAATATATGCATTTGATACCCAAAGGAAGAGTGCCAGAATGTATGTTAAAATGTATAAAACACAAAAGTTCACCAACCTGTTTCTTTTTTCTTTATGATAGGGGAGTCTGGGGGCGGCACTGATTTCTCTGGAGGAGCTTTTTTGGGGATTTTTGGCTCATTTTTGTCTTCTATGGGTAGATCATCTAACAGGTCAGCCAAAGGGTCATCAAAGTCTGTAGACAACAGATATGATACCAGAGCTGGGGATACTGTTTTGATATTGATATGCTTTATGGTGTTAAGAACTCTACACTTAGGGCCACTCTAATGGATTTTACAGTTGACCTGATATTTTTTGGTCTATACATGGGTCCAACTGTTAGCTTTGGTACCTTTTGTGTTAGTTGTTGGGGCaagaacatcatcatcatcatcatcatcatctgaagcAATGCAGCAATGGGGAGAAATAATGTACAATTATGTATATTTGCATGGTATTAATACTAATTTGGTGGCCCAGTGTAGCCAGACTAGCCAAAGACCCAGACAGTCAGCTCACTAGTGAAGCTGAACCTCTTGTAGCCACGTGCCGTCGATGCAGGAGCAGAACTTGGCTTCTTCTCCTCAATGTCTGGCTCATCTGAGATTCCTCCTTTTAACTTGTTTCCTGATTTAGGAGGATTTTTCGTAGGTCCTCCAATGCCAGAGCCTTTACTCTGAGCTGGGGCTGAACTGGGCTTTTTCTTTGATCCAAAGAGATCAGCGTCCATATCATCTATGTCCTATGTAAGGATAGAACAGACACAGCTGGGTTATGAACGTCCACACATAAAGCCTGGAGGCTTACTCCCTGAGAATTTGTCATTAGAACAAGGCACCATTACCTTCATGCTCTCCAGTAAGGCTGTGGGATCAGCCTCAGAAACATCAGAGCCCTGGATTGGAAGTGAATATAAAATATGTATATGAAGGAAAATATAGTCAACTGCCTCCCTGCCATACTTAATGTATGACCTGCCAACTCACCTCATCATTTTCAGCTTCCTCAGCCAGTTTGCTGAAGAAGTCGTCGTCGCCCAATAGTGAGCTGGAGAACCAAAACGCATAGAATGAGCAAGCAGACTGACAGTATCCTCTGTCTAAATAGTCACGAAAGAAAGAGTTGAGACTACTCTCTGATCTGGCAGTACATTTTTTTCAGtcacagttaactcactgttttCCACTGTGTGATggtagaggaggtcctagtctgccTGCTTCACGGGCCAGAGCTTTGGCCTTCACTGGGAAATCTGTACAAATAAACAGGAAAACTTTATCACTACACAGTGTGTACGTACAGTATATTATACTAATGATTTGTCAGTTTGAATGGTCATAGATCTGTTGTAGGGATGTAATCACATACCATCATCTCCCAACAGGTCTCCTAACATATCATCAATTGAACCTGTAGTACAAAAACATCCTATTGAATGAATCTGTGCGCACCATTGAAGTTGTATTGTGCAGGATTTAAATAGGTAAATAACAACATCAGAGGGACTTACTCTTCTGTCCTTTCTTCTGTTTAGCCTGTATCGATTAGGAACACATAGGATAGAGGGTGTGTTTAATTTGTGATActttccaacaggaatctgtttcAAAAACATACAAAGTAGCACGATAAATTCACCTTACTAACTAGCTGTCGAATAGGCATAAACTCACCACAAAGCttattcttaatgtttgtccATGGGCTACCAGATTGAGGATAGACATTTTTCGGAATAAACGCGGTGAGTGTTAAACTTAATGACATAGCCCACTCCCTACCGGGTATCTTATTCGGTCGCTATACaactttgtatgcgttgtttgttggcaaccttgttatATACGAAGTTTCTGGAACAGTTTCCTGTTGGAACGTTAAATAAATTATACCCACCCAGGTTAGGGGTTTTAAAACAAAGTTCGCTGCAATCAATGGGGGTGACTGGCACTTGAATAAACTGTTAGCTTTAACTAGAAGCTATCTTGTTGTGGGGAATTAGCTAGCTCTCAACAACCTATACTGAGCACTATTACATTACAGAGGGTTGATCTTGCAGAATGGCCAATAATGTATTAGTAGACTTATGATAAATGACTCTTATCTTGATTTGGATAGTATACGATACTTACCATGATGTTTCTCTGACTGCAGCAGCGTTAAATCTGAGCAAATGtaatagctaatgttagctagctagctaaagtaaaGCGTCAAGGTGACTAACCACAGCGAAGGGAAATCCCAAGAAGTCTGCAAATTTGCTTTGGCTAGACGACTAGAAGCTACTATCTAGCTATTCTTTCACACACGTAGCTAGTATATTTGGTCACTAGCTACCTTTTTAAGCATTTAGAAACAACGGACGAATAATGCTGTTGTAAATGTGTTGTAACGTTACCACCAGCACTAGCTACATTCAAATGACATGGAAAGGCGGTTGTCTCATCATGAAGGCATTTAACGTTAACtgtgtagctaacgttagctaaaaaaTCAAAACATACTCCCTCTGATTGACCAGGTTGAATGACTGAATATTAACTTAAATATTTAGAGTAAATCTAACCATCCCTCAATTTAAGTAAATAAAATACCAATCCATATGCTTTTATCAGTGTATTTACCCGCAGGTTCCTCTGTTGTAGCATTTTCAACGTACACTCCCTGTCTACCAGTGAATTATTGGTAAACATTCTGTTTGGTCCCCACCAGGTGGCGTTTCAGGTTAGAACATTTCAAGATATGAGTTATTATTGTACAGAATAGCAGGATATAGAATAACAAATATTGCTTTTATCTAGCTAAATACTTTTTGTTTAATTGCAGGTTAGTATTGGTGTACATAAGCGAAGTAACCGATTATATAACAACATTAATAATTGGTCTACATAGCTAATCATTCAGTCAATGGTGGTGATGGACTGTATCAACGACACCCAACAAAATCTCAGTGGCACGAACAGATtaattaaaggaaaactccacccaaaaactatTTTGGGGTATTTGTTTATTTAGTCCATTGTTGATTCAGTCCCAAAATgtgttgcatgtcagcaatcacgtTTTCAAGATATATAACTTTCGAAATACAGCTGgaatgatgcattttgcatcatataattttttttatttttttattttattttacctttatttaaccagataggcaacttgagaacaagttctcatttacaattgcgacctggccaagataaagcaaagcagttcgacagatacaacgacacagagttacacatggagtaaaacaaacatacagtcaataatacagtataaacaagtctatatacaatgtgagcaaatgaggtgagaagggaggtaaaggcaaaaaaggccatggtggcaaggtaaatacaatatagcaagtaaaacactggaatggtcgttttgcaatggaagaatgtgcaaagtagaaataaaaataatggggtgcaaaggagcaaaataaataaattaaatacagttgggaaagaggtagttgtttgggctaaattgtaggtgggctatgtacaggtgcagtaatctgtgagctgctctgacagttggtgcttaaagctagtgagggagataagtgtttccagtttcagagatttttgtagttcgttccagtcattggcagcagagaactggaaagagaggcggccaaagaaagaattggttttgggggtgactagagagatatacctgctggagcgtgtgctacaggtgggagatgctatggtgaccagcgagctgagataaggggggactttacctagcagggtcttgtagatgacatggagccagtgggtttggcgacgagtatgaagcgagggccagccaacgagagcgtacaggtcgcaatggtgggtagtatatggggctttggtgacaaaacggattgcactgtgatagactgcatccaatttgttgagtagggtattggaggctattttgtaaatgacatcgccaaagtcgaggattggtaggatggtcagttttacaagggtatgtttggcagcatgagtgaaggatgctttgttgcgaaataggaagccaattctagatttaactttggattggagatgtttgatatgggtctggaaggagagtttacagtctaaccagacacctaagtatttgtagttgtccatgtattctaagtcagagccgtccagagtagtgatgttggatagGCGGGTAGGtaaggtagcgatcggttgaagagcatgcatttagttttacttgtatttaagagcaattggaggccacggaaggaaagttgtatggcattgaagcttgcctggagggttgttaacacagtgtccaaataagggccggaagtatacagaatggtgtcgtctgcgtagaggtggatcagagactcaccagcagcaagagcgacctcattgatgtatacagagaagagagtcggtccaagaattgaaccctgtggcacccccatagagactgccagaggtccggacaacagaccctccgatttgacacactgaactctatcagagaagtagttggtgaaccaggcgaggcaatcatttgagaaaccaaggctgttgagtctgccgatgaggatgtggtgattgacagagtcgaaagccttggccagatcaatgaatacggctgcacagtaatgtttcttatcgatggcggttaagatatcgtttaggaccttgagcgtggctgaggtgcacccatgaccagctctgaaaccagattgcatagcagagaaagtatggtgagattcgaaatggtcggtaatctgtttgttgacttggctttcgaagaccttagaaaggcatggtaggatagatataggtctgtagcagtttgggtcaagagtgtccccccctttgaagagggggatgaccgcagctgctttccaatctttgggaatctcagacgacacgaaagagaggttgaacaggctagtaataggggtggcaacaatttcggcagataattttagaaagaaagggtcttgcagctctttcagaacatcagctgaatgttCTGAATGGATGgacagctgaatggatttgggagaaggagaaatggggaaggcttgggcgagttgctgttgggggtgcagtgctgttgacaggggcaggagtagccaggtggaaagcatggccagcagtagaaaaatgcttatatTTTCAATTATATTTTGCTtatattttcaattatggtggatttatcagtggtgacagtgtttcctatcttcagtgcagtgggcagctgggaggaggtgttcttattctccatggactttacagtgtcccagaacttttttgagttagtgttgcaagaagcaaatttctgcttgaaaaagctagccaaTGCTAGCTATAATGCTGCGATTTGAAAGTTATAGATCTTGAAAACTTTATTGGTTACATGCAAAACATCTTGTCCCCTTCCCATTCCAGCACCAACAACACAGAGCACTTAGGTTTGTGAGGTGGGATTAAACCAATTGTATTTGAGCTCCTAACAAGTAGGGCAGTAGAGATCATAGAATTGTGTCAGACGGTAATTGTCATGCAAATAACTgccagtctcacggtaattgaccgttaattaacataaacacatttagcgtACAtaggcttccacacatagcctacaagccactgatgcagacctttggaacatctacatttaaaaaaactcttaacaaatacatttaatatagcctacacattacAATAAAtctatttattttaggcaggtctgaAGAAAAtgatgatatgaagaaaatgttgcctatttcagaagaacagaatagcatattctgagttgtccatatgttaggtcctgatctggctatgcaaTATGACTGTAGGccacactagttcatttagcagacaaggtTTGCTTATAATTCCCATGGCATTATTTTGTAGTAAGAGGAATACAATTGAatatagctgaataaaatagaaaatatatttttccaaATGAGGGAGCACATTTAACAAAGTGataatttgaaacaggtcctcTTATATGCTTaattatttatgcaactttagctgtgatacaaaccttaagctgtatgttttgatttctaatacgttctaaatcaaatcaaatgttattggtcacacacatggttagcagatgtaaatgcaagtgtagcgaaatgcttgtacttctagttctgaccgtgtagtaatctaacaagtaatctaacaatttcacaactaccttatacacacaagtgtaaaggaattaataagaatatgtacatataaatatatggatgagtgatggccgaatgggataggcaagatgcagtagatggtatagagtacagtatatacatatgagatgtaatgtcgggtatgtaaacattatataaagtgaccttgtttaaagtgactagtgatacatttatttaattattaaagtggctagagatttctAAGGttgcatggggcggcagggtagcctggtggttagagcgttggactagtaaggttgtgcaagttcaaacccccaagctgacaaggtacaaatctgtcgttctgcccctgaacaggcagttaacccactgttattgaaaataagaatttgttcttaactgacttgcctggttaaataaaggttttaaaaaaatgttttaaatgatgCGACTCCAATGTTCAGAACAGGTCGATTTGCCCCCTCCCCGCCAATAATtactttaaatgttttaatttttttagtTGGGGCCCAGCAGGTAGCATATGAACACGTCATAAGCAATGGCAAAatgtaggaaattagctttaaaggtTGACTTTGGGCACAAAAAACAGTCAAACTCCTCCTTTCTCAATTTTCAAATATACATTTATAATTTAAAACTTTTTAAAAATTAAGTAGGTTAAAAGCAGCTTTTCCGTCTCGCTTTTGGTGGTTCATCGATTTGTCATTCTGGTCATGCACTCCGAGACCGACGTAGCTAGTTGATTAGCTAAGCTGGCCACTTGTAACTAGCCAGTAACTCCTCCAGTATGTGTTGAGGTCATTTCACATGATTGGTTTTTGCACAGAAACTGTAGAGATTGGTAAGAAATGGCACTTCTGTTTTTAAGCATTAAATGACCTGATATAATGATGCATTGATCAGCTATCCAATTTAAAGCTGTTATATTTGTGGTTTTGTCCAAAGTCGacctttaaagtaactgtccagtgtttccagatctctatgaaatatgacctataattaattacaatatgagtgaaataattTTCCTTACAATTTTTTTATTATGcatgttaaaaagcagcttttttgtcacaccctgatcagtttcacctgtccgtgtgtttgtctccaccccctccaggtgttgcttgttttccccagtgtatttatccctgtgtttcctgtctctctgtgccagtgtatttatccctgtctctctgtgccagttcgtcttatatgtccaagtcaaccagcgtgtttttcccggtTGCTTGCCTTCTCTATTCTCTTTTTGctagtcttcccggttttgacccttgcctgtttctggactctttACCCGCCTGCCTTttgccttgacctcgagcctgcctgccactctgtacctcctgggcTCTGAACTGGTTtggaccttttgcctgtccacgaccattctcttgcctacccctctGGATTattattgtaagactccaaccatctgcctcctgtgtctgcatctgggtctcaccttgtgctcTGAtacttttctgtgtgtgtgtgtgtgtgtgtgtgtgtgtgtgtgtgtccgtccgtccgtccgtccgtccaacaacagaatgctgtgggcGTATACCAGTCATTAAAAATATTATTgaaagggcctcccgggtggcgtgctaaccaaggttgccaggtgcacggtgttcctTCTGACACATTTGTGCGtatggcttccgggttggatacgcgctgtgttaagaagcagtacggcttggttgggttgtgtatcggaggatgcatgactttcgaccttcgtctcccgagcccgtacgggagttgtagcgatgagacaaaatagtagctactaacaattggataccacgaaattgcggagaaaaagggggtaaaaaaaaaatatatatatatatatattattgcgAGTagcc
This sequence is a window from Oncorhynchus mykiss isolate Arlee chromosome 13, USDA_OmykA_1.1, whole genome shotgun sequence. Protein-coding genes within it:
- the LOC110486551 gene encoding fas-binding factor 1 isoform X2 translates to MFTNNSLVDRECTLKMLQQRNLRAKQKKGQKSSIDDMLGDLLGDDDFPVKAKALAREAGRLGPPLPSHSGKHSLLGDDDFFSKLAEEAENDEGSDVSEADPTALLESMKDIDDMDADLFGSKKKPSSAPAQSKGSGIGGPTKNPPKSGNKLKGGISDEPDIEEKKPSSAPASTARGYKRFSFTNDDDDDDDVLAPTTNTKDFDDPLADLLDDLPIEDKNEPKIPKKAPPEKSVPPPDSPIIKKKETASPAPVPKKRDELTFDDDEDDLMNALGFGESPKESPKKNETVLIPKNESSELPQRARTRLDEILGRGTSPRLLERPPTGERKDPPQQQEKQKHHQETPTTKDPFLEEDLTFGSYQPTLVTTPEGRHSRRQSVRFSTEDNSASSPEKKLKPITPTTLTPTFPRPAADWLGLSQDDEEEPPPVPEPLKTPSSSSVGSKPSSSGNHIPQPSTETPNTSFKYSKPVGPSVEVSASQKHEDDWLSGALSRKKTQSSTRSEEKRTTQEDFLGFGDEVDLESFLSKRGSSPASRRKDASTPNKEPGDSPLPREPSHRQPSPTAHSTPVREDQFRPAVSARVGFYPDQTPDPSPLPTSATISFPLPQQYHPPALQDQREPGWPSQAELPPNYPAQPRQSMSGPMPHAMMPGFMQLPQQSQMQNTAPVVQPQVSLSANSLQQLLLQQQLESQLLGLGGAVDVAGLQRQKRDTEKQNGHLALQARIIKLEGQVRSLQQELDQNQMLLESVQQRHKQDTELMENTHRARVKLLDDSAAQREARARQECEDLAERLATVTRIAEQERMELQAKHQRRLAQTQQDRDREVERLRDLQRKSILEMKKDHEDQVQRLKRLKDEEIDAVTSATSQTRSLTVVIEQMEHFSHRLGDLSSRVESTHENTAQGLEQGARQRDEQLRVMQDRLGQQQRAMAEERTRLKEVIAKMDTQLAEQQRQLEKERWRVNAEQAKADSSQRGLDEERRSLTQHISMEREELERAKSALLEEQQQVMQRCAEERRKLAAEWTQFHTQEKQRQDRAEREASRALERDAHREGSIISMAQEQVDLKLRAGELKQHEAAVAREREALERQREELDREKERLSGTGLQLKTRAQEVEAFSKLASEKYNEGEKALQESRQVETEHQTRLRSIHSQMERLRQQEQHLHQERMKMTEQRREMEALKHNLPITPFPQAIFTDFRPVSAVPQMASTKAVRQPPPLVSSPDSTELQARLALLRHTAEKDRDFLQDEQFFLDTLKKAPYNSAFHTD